A section of the Akkermansia muciniphila genome encodes:
- a CDS encoding tetratricopeptide repeat protein produces the protein MSKPESTDVSVNKSSMKKWVVLLIVLGALIGLGTVMKAWMDRRSGAEAQPAVFSGGSEHWDQNEVPISMQCGACHEKEFRQWAGSDHAWAFRKLGDQWESEAFHNMKLDAHGSILQFSTDAQGRMVHDGQSNTAWRAEWATGRIPLVQYLVPAKDGGYHTLSAAWDVNRKEWFDIFGKDARQPGDWGHWTGRGMNWNTQCAWCHMSLFHKNYDPVKDRYASTWTEPGVTCIQCHGPLLDKPEAGTGCMISTKNKLTPEQIHDNCASCHARRDEFDHDFAIGDRFDNHFQLVLPVQPGVFWPNGMQRDEDYCETGLRLSRMGKAGVTCLDCHDPHTGTLKLPQEDNTLCLRCHGTGEAVNGVKAPIIDISKHTPCPQSSMGARCVECHMPESLYMARDPRRDHSFNSPDPLLSVELGIPNACTMCHREKSNEWAAEAVEKYYGSNPKMAQYRDRTRAVQRAYEGREDVLPLLMECFKREEVGAWRATLLDLMDAWAHEPAVQELAAAAVKDPDALTRAAAAKVMGRAGNPAAGKLLNDPFKVVRLQAEWALRDSLPPDSPAMKELTAAALHQADQPSGAMKLAQIAISRKDAKAAEQWFAKALKWDATSSVVHRDYAVFLASQGRSPEAVEQMKEAVRLAPKDANLWYLLGLGQIENNDEPGALESFNAALKIEPSFIRALFNRALLNEKVGRLEQALQDLENCSSLDKENADIPFTLAVMLYRNGRYRDAAAAAAEALRRDPGHAQARQILESASRHGR, from the coding sequence ATGTCCAAGCCCGAGTCCACTGATGTTTCCGTGAACAAATCCTCCATGAAAAAATGGGTGGTTCTCCTTATTGTTCTTGGTGCGCTGATTGGGCTGGGTACGGTGATGAAGGCATGGATGGACCGGCGCTCCGGCGCGGAAGCCCAGCCGGCCGTTTTCTCCGGCGGCAGTGAGCACTGGGACCAGAATGAAGTTCCCATCTCCATGCAGTGCGGCGCCTGCCATGAAAAGGAATTTCGGCAGTGGGCCGGTTCGGACCACGCCTGGGCGTTCCGCAAGCTTGGGGACCAGTGGGAGTCTGAGGCGTTCCATAACATGAAGCTGGACGCCCACGGAAGCATTCTCCAATTTTCCACGGATGCCCAAGGCCGCATGGTGCATGACGGGCAGTCCAATACTGCCTGGCGAGCGGAATGGGCTACGGGAAGGATTCCGCTGGTGCAGTACCTGGTGCCCGCAAAGGACGGAGGCTACCATACCCTGAGCGCTGCGTGGGATGTAAACCGCAAGGAGTGGTTTGACATTTTCGGCAAGGATGCCCGGCAGCCCGGAGACTGGGGGCACTGGACGGGCCGCGGCATGAACTGGAACACGCAGTGCGCATGGTGCCACATGTCCCTGTTCCATAAGAACTATGATCCGGTCAAGGACCGTTACGCTTCCACATGGACGGAACCCGGAGTGACCTGCATCCAGTGCCATGGTCCCCTGCTGGACAAGCCGGAGGCGGGAACGGGATGCATGATTTCCACCAAAAACAAGCTGACGCCGGAGCAAATTCACGACAACTGCGCATCCTGCCATGCCCGGCGGGATGAATTCGATCACGATTTTGCCATAGGTGACCGTTTTGACAATCATTTCCAGCTCGTGCTTCCTGTGCAGCCCGGCGTCTTCTGGCCCAACGGCATGCAGAGGGATGAGGATTATTGTGAAACGGGCCTGCGCCTGAGCCGCATGGGTAAGGCGGGCGTCACCTGCCTGGACTGCCATGATCCGCATACGGGAACGCTGAAGCTTCCGCAGGAGGATAATACGCTCTGTCTGAGGTGCCATGGGACTGGGGAGGCTGTGAACGGGGTGAAAGCCCCTATTATTGACATATCCAAACATACGCCGTGCCCCCAGTCCAGCATGGGCGCCCGCTGTGTGGAATGCCACATGCCGGAAAGCCTGTACATGGCCCGCGACCCACGCCGGGACCACTCCTTCAATTCTCCTGATCCTCTCCTGAGCGTGGAGCTGGGCATTCCCAATGCCTGCACCATGTGCCACAGGGAAAAGAGCAATGAATGGGCCGCGGAAGCGGTGGAAAAATATTATGGGTCCAATCCCAAGATGGCGCAGTACAGGGACCGTACCAGGGCCGTGCAGCGCGCCTATGAAGGGCGGGAGGATGTGCTGCCGCTGCTGATGGAGTGCTTCAAGCGGGAGGAAGTGGGCGCCTGGCGCGCCACTCTGCTGGATTTGATGGATGCCTGGGCGCATGAACCGGCTGTCCAGGAACTGGCCGCTGCGGCGGTCAAGGATCCGGATGCCCTGACGCGCGCCGCTGCCGCCAAGGTAATGGGCCGTGCGGGCAATCCCGCCGCGGGCAAATTACTTAATGACCCGTTCAAGGTTGTCCGCCTGCAAGCGGAATGGGCCCTCCGGGATTCCCTGCCGCCGGATAGCCCGGCCATGAAGGAGCTGACCGCCGCCGCGCTTCATCAGGCGGACCAGCCTTCCGGAGCGATGAAGCTGGCCCAGATAGCCATCAGCCGCAAGGATGCGAAGGCCGCGGAACAATGGTTTGCCAAGGCTCTGAAATGGGATGCCACGTCCTCCGTAGTGCACCGGGATTACGCCGTTTTCCTGGCCTCCCAGGGGCGCAGCCCGGAAGCGGTGGAGCAGATGAAGGAGGCCGTCCGCCTGGCTCCGAAGGATGCCAACCTGTGGTACCTGCTGGGGCTGGGGCAGATTGAGAATAATGATGAGCCGGGAGCTCTGGAATCCTTTAATGCGGCCCTGAAAATAGAGCCCTCTTTCATCCGCGCCCTGTTTAACCGCGCCCTGCTTAATGAAAAGGTGGGACGGCTGGAGCAAGCGCTCCAGGACCTGGAGAATTGTTCCTCCCTGGACAAGGAAAATGCGGACATTCCGTTCACGCTGGCCGTGATGCTTTACCGCAACGGCCGTTACCGTGACGCAGCGGCAGCGGCAGCAGAAGCCCTGCGCCGTGATCCGGGGCATGCCCAGGCCCGTCAAATTCTGGAATCGGCTTCTCGACATGGGAGATAG
- a CDS encoding thioredoxin-like domain-containing protein: MNFPPLRILLASAFLLGASFCFAGSPDAAEDPSLRTWTNKGTGTTVEARPIAINMKTVKLVTTAKKPITIPLEKLSEEDRAWLEEHKEVIGKPLSEWSSVPSGPVAEEMKGKTYMLDNGKLRKKDGKLNPRHFILYFSASWCGPCCRNAPHSVEAYNKAVKDNPDVEVIMCNLDQNLEAAQKWAAANNMPWPILLKKDLTELARKVAPRGIPTMILVDKDGKAIQSSQDMEQLVKAIGSSRSSR; this comes from the coding sequence ATGAATTTTCCCCCTTTGCGTATTCTGCTGGCGTCTGCGTTCTTGCTGGGAGCCTCCTTCTGTTTTGCCGGTTCTCCTGATGCGGCGGAGGACCCTTCCCTCCGTACCTGGACGAATAAAGGCACGGGAACCACGGTGGAGGCGCGCCCCATCGCCATCAATATGAAGACGGTCAAACTGGTGACCACGGCCAAAAAGCCCATCACGATACCGTTGGAAAAGCTTTCAGAGGAAGACCGGGCATGGCTGGAGGAACACAAGGAGGTGATAGGGAAGCCTCTCTCGGAATGGTCCTCCGTGCCGTCCGGGCCCGTGGCTGAGGAAATGAAGGGGAAGACCTACATGCTGGACAACGGCAAGCTCAGGAAGAAGGACGGCAAATTGAATCCCCGGCATTTTATCCTGTATTTCAGCGCGAGCTGGTGCGGCCCCTGCTGCCGGAATGCCCCCCACAGCGTGGAAGCTTACAACAAGGCGGTGAAAGACAATCCGGATGTGGAAGTAATCATGTGCAATCTGGACCAGAACCTGGAAGCCGCCCAAAAATGGGCCGCCGCCAACAATATGCCGTGGCCCATCCTGCTGAAGAAGGATTTGACGGAGCTGGCCAGGAAAGTGGCTCCCCGCGGCATTCCCACGATGATTCTGGTGGACAAGGACGGCAAGGCCATCCAGTCTTCCCAGGACATGGAGCAACTGGTAAAGGCTATCGGTTCAAGCCGGTCCTCCCGCTAG
- a CDS encoding quinone-dependent dihydroorotate dehydrogenase, translating into MSPALYSAAKSVLFQMNPETAHNVTLWGLRLAEKMRVLPLLMGNIPSDPVEILGMKFPNRIGLAAGMDKEADTVNAFGQVGFGFVEVGTLTPRPQPGNDKPRLFRLIPQRAIINRMGFNNDGIAAGVENIRSATRFHGVLGVNIGKNKVTPNEDAAQDYLTCLRAAWPVADYIAINFSSPNTPGLRELQAAEPAARLLASLKAEQSNLAAETGRNVPIFMKVAPDMTEEQITELSRVFLDEGLDGLIATNTTLSRAGVEASPRHEEAGGLSGAPLTERSTEVIAAFASELKGHIPIIGIGGIMSGADAVAKIKAGASLVQLYTGFLYRGPDLIRECVEAMKAECPVNS; encoded by the coding sequence GTGTCACCCGCCTTATATTCCGCCGCCAAAAGTGTATTGTTCCAAATGAATCCGGAGACCGCCCACAATGTGACCTTGTGGGGGCTGCGCCTGGCAGAAAAGATGCGCGTACTGCCTCTTCTGATGGGTAATATTCCTTCCGATCCCGTGGAAATCCTGGGGATGAAATTCCCCAACCGGATAGGCCTTGCCGCCGGGATGGACAAGGAGGCGGACACGGTGAACGCATTCGGACAGGTTGGCTTCGGCTTTGTGGAGGTGGGTACGCTGACGCCGCGTCCTCAGCCGGGCAATGACAAGCCCCGGCTGTTTCGCCTGATTCCCCAAAGGGCCATCATCAACCGGATGGGCTTCAACAATGACGGCATTGCCGCCGGAGTAGAGAACATCCGTTCCGCTACCCGTTTTCATGGCGTCCTTGGCGTCAACATCGGGAAAAACAAGGTAACGCCCAATGAAGATGCGGCCCAGGACTACCTGACCTGCCTGCGTGCGGCATGGCCCGTGGCGGATTACATCGCCATCAACTTCTCTTCTCCCAATACGCCCGGCTTGCGCGAGCTCCAGGCCGCAGAACCCGCCGCGCGCCTGCTGGCTTCCCTGAAAGCCGAGCAATCCAACCTTGCCGCGGAAACCGGACGTAACGTGCCCATTTTCATGAAAGTGGCCCCGGATATGACGGAGGAACAGATAACGGAACTCAGCCGCGTCTTCTTGGATGAAGGGCTGGACGGCCTCATAGCTACGAACACCACGCTTTCCCGTGCCGGAGTGGAAGCCAGTCCGCGCCATGAAGAAGCGGGAGGCCTGTCTGGAGCGCCGCTGACGGAGCGGTCCACGGAAGTCATCGCGGCCTTTGCTTCCGAGCTGAAGGGGCACATTCCTATTATCGGCATAGGCGGCATCATGAGCGGCGCGGACGCTGTTGCCAAGATCAAGGCAGGGGCCAGCCTCGTCCAGCTTTACACGGGTTTTCTCTACCGCGGCCCGGACCTCATCCGGGAATGCGTGGAAGCCATGAAGGCGGAATGCCCCGTTAACTCCTGA
- the thiE gene encoding thiamine phosphate synthase — MNRKERLSPCRLYGIVDMGYTAENQMLSVTEKLLAGGLGILQLRAKNCAPERIEQLGSQLAPLCRKHGCLFIINDYPEIALSTGADGVHLGQDDGPLAPVRAMLGPDCIIGRSTHSPEQALEAFREQADYIGFGPLFPTGTKPGRPAIGLKDIANVRRQLSEEFPVFCIGGINGDTLPNVLKAGAARVVIVSWLLTHPDITGAVTALRRTLGEI; from the coding sequence ATGAACAGGAAGGAACGCCTCTCGCCCTGCCGCCTGTACGGCATTGTGGATATGGGATACACTGCTGAAAACCAAATGCTTTCCGTTACGGAAAAATTGCTGGCTGGCGGTTTGGGCATCCTCCAGCTCCGGGCGAAAAACTGTGCTCCGGAACGTATTGAACAGCTGGGGAGCCAGCTTGCCCCCCTGTGCCGCAAACACGGCTGCCTTTTCATCATCAACGACTATCCTGAAATAGCCCTGAGCACCGGAGCGGACGGCGTTCATCTGGGACAGGACGACGGTCCCCTGGCGCCTGTCCGGGCCATGCTGGGACCGGACTGCATCATCGGGCGTTCCACGCACAGCCCGGAACAGGCTCTGGAAGCGTTCCGGGAGCAGGCGGACTACATCGGATTCGGCCCCTTGTTCCCCACCGGCACCAAACCGGGGAGACCGGCCATCGGACTGAAAGACATTGCAAACGTGCGGCGGCAGCTTTCGGAAGAGTTCCCGGTCTTCTGCATTGGCGGCATCAACGGGGACACCCTTCCCAACGTTCTGAAAGCAGGCGCGGCACGGGTCGTTATCGTCTCTTGGCTGCTCACGCACCCGGACATCACGGGGGCAGTAACGGCGCTAAGAAGGACGCTGGGAGAAATATAG
- the dnaE gene encoding DNA polymerase III subunit alpha: MPGSFVHLHNHTEYSLLDGAVHIKDLIAECSRMGMPAVAVTDHGNLFGAIELVMEANNLNKSVAAWNKEHPEGPQKQPVKPIFGCEVYLSPTPISVKKQLPGRRKYTHLLLLAENETGWQNLVKLVSRSHLEGFYYKPRVDMDTLREFHEGLICCTACVAGPLNEWLLNDQFEKAEEALLALKDIFGDDNIFVELQDHGLEEERKCLPGLVSIARKTNTPIVATNDVHFLRKEDHDMHDVLICVGTNEKLASPKRMRYSTEVYLKSPEEMREVFRDYPDAVENTLKIAERCNVTIKLDSASTEKYPEFGTPDGSTREEYLRKVCYEGLEERYGKERVATDKELRDRLDYELGIINQLKFPSYFLITADFINWAKDHDIPVGPGRGSAAGSLVAYSMKITNIDPLRFGLIFERFLNPERVSPPDIDIDFCQTRRPEVIDYVRQKYGERAVSHIITYGTMGAKSVLRDVARVMDMSYADGDRISKLIETGPKVTLQSSYKSNEELRELIASDETYAELWGYATRLEGLIRNVGVHAAGVVIGDRPLDEHVALTRDDLSDPHAAVVAQCDMSAIYEVGLLKMDFLGLKTLTVMHDAEEYARWRVPEFKLDSVPLDDKETLDLLNRGDTMGVFQLESGGMVDTCRRYGIQKIEDIIDLLALYRPGAMQFMDEMIEVKKGLRQVVYEHPLLEQVSGETYGVMIYQEQVQAAAKLLAGYTLGGADLLRRAMGKKDPAKMAKEKAHFVEGCWKTNQIDEKTATAIFDKIEKFAGYGFNKSHSACYGHISYWTAYLKAHFPVEFLCGLMSNEANNDKIGVFIQEANRMGIEILPPNVNKSMLKFTPEKTPSGKLAVRYGLAAIKNVGEGAMQILLEERKRNGEFSSMEDICNRLDSKSVNKKILESLIRAGALDWTLEPRCALFERVDLALSGASQVHKDKALGQGALFDMTFEAPRVKDEPAVPEWPKDQRMVDEKDLLGAYFCGHPLDSMRGVIDAEKYTRIGLIDTLESHELKQKHQIAGMVRSVIPKISKAGRKFAVLTLEDFTGSIEVLLWSDVYEKALEMEGGLEPGVFVAVRANIREDDRTSTKSVAAQGVEPLGGKRRKSRAGDQGPLNIIVSPLRHTRKNLEQIRDILKRYPGRSKVNLTVKDSLGHSQILELDEQFRVNRCRELETELSMYN, translated from the coding sequence ATGCCCGGTTCCTTCGTACACCTTCACAACCACACGGAATACTCTCTGCTGGACGGCGCTGTCCACATCAAGGACCTCATTGCGGAATGTTCCCGCATGGGCATGCCCGCCGTCGCTGTTACGGACCACGGCAACCTCTTTGGAGCCATTGAGCTCGTGATGGAGGCGAACAACCTTAACAAGTCCGTAGCCGCTTGGAACAAAGAGCATCCGGAAGGACCCCAGAAACAGCCGGTGAAGCCCATCTTCGGCTGTGAGGTATACCTTTCCCCCACGCCCATAAGCGTGAAAAAGCAGCTTCCCGGACGGCGCAAATACACGCACCTGCTTCTTCTGGCGGAAAATGAAACCGGCTGGCAGAATCTTGTCAAGCTGGTGTCCCGCTCCCATCTGGAAGGTTTTTACTACAAGCCACGCGTGGATATGGACACCCTGCGGGAATTCCATGAAGGCCTCATCTGCTGCACGGCGTGCGTCGCCGGACCGCTGAATGAATGGCTGCTCAACGACCAGTTTGAAAAGGCGGAGGAAGCCCTGCTGGCGCTGAAGGACATCTTCGGGGATGATAACATCTTTGTGGAGCTTCAGGACCACGGCCTGGAGGAAGAAAGAAAATGCCTGCCCGGGCTGGTGAGCATCGCCCGCAAGACCAACACCCCCATTGTGGCCACCAATGACGTGCACTTTCTCCGGAAGGAAGATCACGACATGCACGATGTGCTGATCTGCGTAGGGACCAACGAAAAACTGGCTTCTCCCAAGCGCATGCGCTACTCCACGGAAGTCTACCTGAAATCTCCCGAGGAAATGCGGGAAGTGTTCCGTGACTACCCGGACGCCGTGGAAAACACGCTGAAAATCGCGGAACGGTGCAACGTCACTATCAAGCTGGACTCCGCCAGTACGGAAAAATACCCGGAATTCGGCACTCCGGACGGCTCCACGCGTGAGGAATACCTGCGCAAGGTATGTTATGAAGGTCTGGAGGAACGGTACGGCAAGGAACGCGTGGCTACGGACAAGGAGCTTCGCGACCGTCTGGATTATGAGCTGGGAATCATCAACCAGTTGAAATTCCCCTCCTACTTCCTGATTACGGCGGACTTCATCAACTGGGCGAAGGACCATGACATTCCCGTGGGTCCCGGGCGCGGTTCCGCCGCCGGCTCCCTGGTGGCGTATTCCATGAAGATCACGAACATCGACCCCCTGCGGTTCGGCCTGATCTTTGAACGTTTCCTGAACCCGGAGCGCGTCAGCCCTCCCGATATCGACATTGACTTTTGCCAGACCCGCCGTCCGGAAGTGATTGACTACGTGCGGCAGAAATATGGGGAACGAGCCGTGTCCCACATCATCACGTACGGCACCATGGGCGCCAAATCCGTGCTCAGGGACGTGGCCCGTGTGATGGACATGTCCTATGCGGACGGAGACCGCATCTCCAAGCTGATTGAAACCGGCCCCAAGGTGACCCTTCAGTCCAGCTACAAGAGCAATGAAGAGCTGCGGGAGCTGATCGCGTCCGATGAAACGTATGCGGAACTCTGGGGCTATGCGACGCGCCTGGAAGGGCTTATCCGCAACGTGGGCGTGCACGCTGCGGGCGTTGTGATTGGTGACCGGCCCCTGGATGAGCATGTGGCCCTCACCCGTGACGACCTTTCCGACCCGCATGCCGCCGTTGTCGCCCAGTGCGATATGAGCGCCATTTATGAAGTGGGCCTCTTGAAGATGGACTTTCTGGGCCTGAAAACCTTGACCGTCATGCATGATGCGGAGGAATACGCCCGCTGGCGCGTGCCGGAATTCAAGCTGGACTCCGTCCCCCTGGATGACAAGGAAACGCTGGACCTGCTGAACAGGGGGGATACGATGGGCGTGTTTCAGCTGGAATCCGGCGGCATGGTGGACACCTGTCGGCGTTACGGCATCCAGAAGATTGAAGACATCATTGACTTGCTGGCCTTGTACCGTCCGGGCGCCATGCAGTTCATGGATGAAATGATTGAAGTCAAGAAAGGGCTGCGACAGGTGGTGTATGAACACCCCTTGCTGGAACAGGTCAGCGGAGAAACCTACGGCGTAATGATCTACCAGGAACAGGTGCAGGCGGCGGCCAAGCTGCTGGCGGGCTATACGCTCGGCGGCGCTGACTTGCTGCGCCGCGCCATGGGTAAGAAGGACCCTGCAAAAATGGCCAAGGAAAAGGCCCACTTTGTGGAAGGGTGCTGGAAAACCAACCAGATTGACGAGAAGACGGCTACGGCCATCTTTGACAAGATTGAGAAATTCGCCGGATACGGCTTCAACAAATCCCACTCAGCCTGCTACGGCCATATCTCCTACTGGACGGCCTACCTCAAGGCCCACTTCCCCGTGGAATTCCTCTGCGGCTTGATGTCCAATGAAGCGAACAATGACAAAATCGGCGTGTTCATTCAGGAGGCCAACCGCATGGGCATTGAAATCCTCCCTCCCAACGTGAACAAGTCCATGCTTAAATTCACGCCTGAGAAAACGCCTTCCGGCAAGCTGGCCGTGCGCTACGGCCTGGCGGCCATCAAGAACGTGGGGGAAGGCGCCATGCAGATTCTTCTGGAAGAGCGGAAGCGGAATGGGGAATTCTCCAGCATGGAGGACATCTGCAACAGGCTGGATTCCAAATCCGTCAACAAGAAAATCTTGGAATCCCTGATTCGTGCCGGAGCGCTGGACTGGACGCTGGAACCGCGTTGCGCCCTGTTTGAGCGCGTGGACCTGGCCCTGAGCGGCGCTTCTCAGGTGCACAAGGATAAGGCTCTAGGGCAGGGCGCCCTGTTTGACATGACTTTTGAAGCCCCCAGGGTGAAGGATGAACCGGCCGTTCCGGAATGGCCCAAGGACCAGCGCATGGTGGATGAAAAGGACTTGCTGGGCGCCTACTTTTGCGGCCATCCCCTGGACTCCATGCGTGGCGTCATTGATGCGGAAAAATACACCCGCATAGGCCTTATTGACACGCTTGAATCACATGAACTCAAGCAGAAGCACCAGATCGCGGGAATGGTGCGCTCCGTCATCCCCAAGATCAGCAAGGCCGGAAGAAAATTCGCCGTCCTGACGCTGGAAGACTTTACCGGCAGCATTGAAGTGCTGCTATGGTCGGACGTTTATGAAAAGGCCCTGGAAATGGAAGGAGGTCTGGAACCGGGCGTCTTCGTTGCCGTGCGCGCCAACATCCGGGAAGATGACCGCACCTCTACCAAAAGCGTGGCTGCGCAGGGCGTGGAGCCTCTGGGCGGTAAACGGCGCAAATCCAGGGCAGGGGACCAGGGGCCGTTGAACATCATCGTCAGCCCCCTGCGCCACACGAGAAAAAATCTGGAGCAGATACGGGACATCCTGAAAAGATACCCGGGCCGCTCCAAGGTCAATCTCACCGTTAAGGACAGCCTGGGCCATAGCCAGATACTGGAACTGGACGAACAGTTCCGCGTCAACCGCTGCCGGGAGTTGGAAACGGAGCTTTCCATGTACAACTGA
- a CDS encoding GNAT family N-acetyltransferase → MAEGKMLLPESERLAFRAWEERDWPFFAAMNANPRVMRFFPAVMTEEQSRSMWDRMRAELDEKGYGLYAVELKASGALIGLLGFHWADFAAEFTPCVEIGWRLVPEAWGHGYATEGACACLEHGFARLGFDRVYSFTACVNLPSEAVMKRAAMKKTGEFNHPKVAPDSILYPHVLYMSEAPDR, encoded by the coding sequence ATGGCGGAAGGAAAGATGCTTCTGCCGGAATCGGAACGCCTGGCATTCAGGGCATGGGAAGAAAGGGACTGGCCCTTCTTTGCCGCCATGAATGCCAATCCGCGGGTGATGCGCTTCTTTCCGGCTGTCATGACGGAGGAACAATCCCGTTCCATGTGGGACCGCATGCGTGCGGAACTGGATGAAAAAGGGTATGGCCTGTACGCCGTGGAGCTTAAAGCCTCTGGTGCCCTGATCGGATTGCTGGGGTTCCACTGGGCGGATTTTGCCGCGGAATTCACGCCCTGTGTGGAAATAGGCTGGCGGCTCGTCCCGGAAGCCTGGGGCCATGGCTACGCCACGGAAGGGGCCTGTGCATGCCTGGAACACGGTTTTGCCCGCCTGGGCTTTGACCGTGTGTACTCTTTCACCGCCTGCGTGAACCTCCCTTCGGAAGCCGTGATGAAGCGTGCCGCAATGAAGAAAACCGGGGAATTCAACCACCCTAAAGTGGCGCCGGATTCTATTTTATATCCCCACGTGCTGTATATGAGCGAAGCTCCGGACAGATGA
- a CDS encoding TetR/AcrR family transcriptional regulator, with protein sequence MSSTRKSQSDRSAETSGKILRAAQKLFALRGFDGVTMRAIASEAGVNLASIVYYFENKEGLYLAVFRQYAEPLMEERMKMLKEADLHPSLRAYARAFIEPAFRLLLDKNLGGPDHARLLWRLPQEPEYLGRKIYDEFYAPLIREMTQRVRQFCPWDDELSISWHIHIMSSIFHATLGKYVTRLELHDKEPWMKDQDRVLQMIVNTAVLLISRPALSPEGEEEQGKR encoded by the coding sequence ATGTCTTCCACCCGCAAATCCCAGTCCGACCGTTCTGCTGAAACCAGCGGCAAGATTCTTCGCGCGGCGCAGAAACTTTTTGCTCTCAGAGGATTTGACGGAGTGACCATGAGGGCCATTGCTTCTGAAGCGGGGGTGAACCTGGCCTCCATTGTTTACTACTTTGAAAATAAGGAAGGGTTGTACCTTGCCGTGTTCAGGCAGTATGCGGAACCCCTGATGGAGGAGCGCATGAAGATGCTGAAGGAGGCGGACCTTCATCCGTCCCTGCGTGCGTACGCCCGTGCATTCATTGAACCGGCTTTCCGGCTGCTTCTGGATAAAAACCTGGGTGGCCCGGACCATGCCCGGCTGCTGTGGCGGCTGCCTCAGGAACCGGAATATCTGGGGAGAAAGATTTACGATGAATTCTATGCTCCGCTCATCCGGGAAATGACGCAGAGGGTGCGCCAGTTCTGCCCGTGGGATGACGAGCTCTCCATCTCCTGGCACATCCACATCATGAGTTCCATTTTCCACGCCACGCTGGGGAAGTACGTCACCCGGCTGGAACTTCATGACAAGGAGCCGTGGATGAAGGATCAGGACCGCGTTCTGCAAATGATCGTGAATACGGCGGTTCTGCTGATTTCACGTCCCGCCCTTTCTCCGGAAGGAGAGGAAGAGCAGGGGAAGCGGTGA